The following are encoded together in the Methylorubrum sp. B1-46 genome:
- a CDS encoding DUF3341 domain-containing protein, with amino-acid sequence MNESAHQPVSEPASLYGMPVIGAGETVSSIGAALTGAVLAPGGRRWWLAVAGMLALILLWAGLRPAVPAALAAAGAGWWIGLAAGCLLISGLLLLADVAWRCGISRLAQTAALLCAGLAALHPAPLHAVSLAALLAATGGLWAAALLPDLAVLRDRLAAEPDRRRARLYRAFAAGWCGSVQQWHAWERACRGLALLAILAAVAVLIDLALAAALRTDRHDTLLPVALLVEAVLSGAGLIAALAVALRRSLGLDGLITGRHLDILGRLILAFGLAALYCHVTENVTALLYGDAAERARVTRRILGDEAPAFWTLMLAGLLPTQLFWITPVRRSAAALGLIGGLVAAGLGADHVLAARAGAAGTDLAGLATAAAAAFGSAGLFVLGLLVLFRLVPPVSIVETRQLALAHNPQAALRAPEAGLESGRDVSADPKPRPGLLAVFAAEAELAEGVRGLSGPDTPSQLDAYGPVPMPEAAAALHARGRPLNRFALFGAFLGVVAFLAARLIGLADAMPQGFADVAALASPATWPGALGLASPLSSSLLWPVSWPLSWAMAAVPALSAGAMGGVFGLGGALVAAVRAGRTGRRPPSALNGRFVLTIDPPVEPSRGAFNPAALVRRLNALPEAAGRPLALYGPAALGARR; translated from the coding sequence ATGAACGAATCCGCGCATCAGCCTGTCTCCGAGCCGGCTTCCCTCTACGGAATGCCGGTGATCGGGGCCGGCGAGACGGTCTCCTCGATCGGTGCCGCATTGACCGGGGCCGTGCTCGCGCCCGGCGGCCGCCGCTGGTGGCTTGCCGTCGCCGGCATGCTCGCCCTGATCCTTCTCTGGGCCGGCCTGCGCCCGGCCGTGCCCGCCGCGCTGGCCGCGGCCGGAGCCGGGTGGTGGATCGGGCTCGCCGCTGGGTGTCTGCTGATCTCGGGGCTGCTGCTGCTCGCGGACGTTGCATGGCGCTGCGGGATCAGCCGGCTGGCGCAGACGGCCGCCCTGCTCTGCGCCGGTCTCGCCGCCCTCCACCCGGCACCGCTCCACGCGGTCAGTCTCGCGGCCCTGCTCGCGGCGACGGGCGGTCTCTGGGCGGCCGCCCTCCTGCCGGATCTGGCGGTTCTGCGCGACCGCCTCGCCGCGGAGCCGGATCGCCGCCGTGCCCGCCTCTACCGCGCGTTCGCGGCCGGCTGGTGCGGCTCGGTGCAGCAATGGCACGCCTGGGAGCGAGCCTGCCGCGGGCTCGCCCTGCTCGCCATCCTCGCGGCGGTGGCGGTGCTGATCGACCTTGCGCTGGCCGCAGCCCTTCGCACTGACCGCCACGACACCCTGCTTCCGGTCGCCCTGCTGGTCGAGGCGGTGCTCTCGGGCGCAGGCCTGATCGCGGCGCTGGCGGTGGCCCTGCGCCGGAGCCTCGGGCTCGACGGCCTCATCACCGGCCGCCACCTCGACATCCTGGGCCGACTGATCCTCGCCTTCGGACTCGCGGCCCTCTATTGCCACGTCACCGAGAACGTCACCGCGCTCCTCTACGGCGACGCCGCCGAGCGGGCCCGCGTGACCCGCAGGATCCTCGGCGACGAGGCTCCCGCCTTCTGGACGCTCATGCTCGCCGGCCTTCTTCCCACGCAACTGTTCTGGATCACCCCCGTCCGCCGCAGCGCTGCCGCGCTCGGCCTGATCGGAGGTCTCGTTGCCGCCGGCCTCGGCGCCGATCACGTGCTCGCCGCGCGGGCGGGCGCGGCAGGGACGGATCTTGCGGGTCTCGCGACCGCCGCCGCCGCCGCGTTCGGCTCCGCCGGGTTGTTCGTTCTCGGTCTGCTCGTGCTGTTCCGCCTCGTGCCTCCGGTCTCGATCGTCGAGACGCGGCAACTCGCCCTCGCCCACAACCCGCAGGCGGCGCTCCGGGCACCGGAGGCGGGACTCGAATCCGGTCGTGACGTTTCGGCGGATCCGAAGCCCCGGCCGGGCCTTCTGGCGGTCTTCGCCGCCGAGGCCGAACTGGCGGAGGGGGTGCGCGGCCTCTCGGGACCCGACACGCCGTCGCAGCTCGACGCTTACGGTCCCGTGCCGATGCCGGAGGCCGCGGCCGCCCTCCACGCGCGTGGGCGGCCGCTGAATCGCTTCGCGCTGTTCGGTGCCTTTCTCGGTGTCGTGGCTTTCCTCGCCGCTCGCCTCATCGGCCTCGCCGATGCGATGCCGCAGGGATTCGCGGACGTGGCGGCGCTCGCCTCACCCGCCACGTGGCCCGGCGCCTTGGGGCTCGCATCGCCGCTCTCGTCGTCGCTCCTGTGGCCGGTCTCATGGCCGCTTTCCTGGGCCATGGCGGCAGTACCGGCCTTGTCGGCCGGCGCGATGGGCGGTGTCTTCGGTCTCGGGGGGGCGCTCGTCGCGGCTGTCAGAGCCGGACGGACAGGCCGCAGGCCGCCCTCCGCTCTCAACGGCCGCTTCGTCCTGACGATCGACCCCCCGGTCGAGCCCTCCCGCGGGGCGTTCAACCCTGCCGCCCTCGTGCGGCGCCTCAACGCCCTGCCGGAGGCGGCTGGACGTCCCCTCGCCCTCTACGGTCCCGCCGCTTTGGGGGCACGGCGGTGA
- a CDS encoding sigma-70 family RNA polymerase sigma factor produces MRNETEATLDRPAMTDGRPKLSDSIRSHLGDHLRSVYDTLGAGEDTPVRFSELIGKLEEALKAQGERIDPDFRNGLLAAVPSLRAFALSLTSNPARSDDLVQDTLLKGWQHRARFQPGTNLNAWLFTILRNIFYSDHRKRVREVEDQDGSYAARLATAPHQGDRLDVEDLQTALAKLPPDQREALVLVGAEGVSYEEAATIMGCKVGTVKSRVSRARGRLAELLGYDEEDLSSDRFIQSAMPDA; encoded by the coding sequence ATGCGCAACGAGACCGAAGCCACCCTGGATCGTCCCGCGATGACAGACGGCCGTCCCAAACTCTCCGACTCGATCCGCAGCCATCTCGGCGATCACCTTCGCAGCGTCTACGACACGCTGGGCGCGGGCGAGGACACGCCGGTCCGCTTCTCCGAGCTGATCGGCAAGCTCGAAGAGGCGCTCAAGGCCCAGGGAGAGCGGATCGATCCCGATTTCCGCAACGGCCTGCTCGCCGCCGTGCCGTCCTTGCGCGCCTTCGCCCTGTCGCTGACCTCGAACCCGGCCCGCTCCGACGACCTCGTGCAGGACACCCTGCTCAAGGGCTGGCAGCACCGTGCCCGCTTCCAGCCGGGCACCAACCTCAATGCGTGGCTGTTCACCATCCTGCGCAACATCTTCTACTCGGACCACCGCAAGCGCGTCCGCGAGGTCGAGGACCAGGACGGCTCCTATGCCGCCCGCCTCGCCACCGCGCCGCATCAGGGCGACCGGCTCGACGTCGAGGATCTGCAGACGGCGCTCGCCAAGCTGCCGCCGGACCAGCGCGAGGCTCTGGTGCTGGTCGGTGCCGAGGGCGTCTCCTACGAGGAGGCCGCGACCATCATGGGCTGCAAGGTCGGCACGGTGAAGAGCCGCGTCAGCCGCGCCCGCGGGCGTCTCGCCGAGCTTCTCGGCTACGATGAGGAGGATCTCTCCTCCGACCGCTTCATCCAGTCGGCGATGCCGGACGCCTGA
- a CDS encoding 2Fe-2S iron-sulfur cluster-binding protein: MPKITYVDHAGTARTIDGEVGSTVMETAIRNNVPGIDAECGGACACATCHVYVDEAWADKVGPAEPMEQDMLDFASDVRATSRLCCQIRVTPELDGLVVTTPARQG, encoded by the coding sequence ATGCCCAAGATCACCTACGTCGATCACGCCGGCACGGCCCGCACGATCGATGGTGAGGTCGGCTCGACCGTCATGGAGACGGCGATCCGCAACAACGTTCCGGGCATCGATGCCGAGTGCGGCGGGGCCTGCGCCTGCGCCACCTGCCACGTCTACGTGGACGAGGCCTGGGCCGACAAGGTCGGGCCGGCCGAGCCGATGGAGCAGGACATGCTCGACTTCGCCTCGGACGTGCGCGCCACCTCGCGCCTGTGCTGCCAGATCCGCGTGACGCCCGAACTCGACGGCCTCGTGGTGACGACCCCGGCCCGCCAGGGCTGA
- a CDS encoding VWA domain-containing protein, with protein MLLQFFTGLREARVPVSLREYLTLLQAMERDLADKRVEEFYFLARTVLVKDESNLDRFDRVFASVFKGLETLGEAVEPAAIPEEWLRKLAEKYLTDDEKAALKALGWDKLFETLKQRLAEQKGRHQGGSKWIGTGGTSPFGAYGYNPEGIRIGQDGNRNFRAVKVWDRREFKDLDDSREFGTRSMRVALRRLRRFARTGAAEELDLDGTIRESARKGFIDVRLRPERRNAVKVLLFLDVGGSMDWHVERAEELFSAARSEFKHFAHYYFHNCPYEAMWTENHRRHDERIPLLDVIRTYPSDYRVVFVGDASMSPYEIAHPGGSVEHWNEEAGEVWLGRILDHFPKAVWLNPVPAEHWAYTPSIGMVRRIFSDRMFPLTLEGLDGAMRALLR; from the coding sequence ATGCTGCTGCAATTCTTCACGGGTCTGCGCGAGGCCCGCGTTCCGGTGTCCCTGCGCGAATACCTCACCCTGCTCCAGGCGATGGAGCGCGACCTCGCCGACAAGCGGGTCGAGGAGTTCTACTTCCTCGCCCGCACCGTGCTGGTGAAGGACGAGTCCAACCTCGACCGGTTCGACCGGGTCTTCGCCTCGGTCTTCAAGGGGTTGGAGACGCTCGGCGAGGCGGTGGAGCCCGCCGCCATCCCGGAAGAGTGGCTGCGCAAGCTCGCCGAGAAATACCTGACCGACGACGAGAAGGCCGCGTTGAAGGCGCTCGGCTGGGACAAGCTGTTCGAGACCCTGAAACAGCGTCTCGCCGAGCAGAAGGGCCGTCATCAGGGCGGTTCGAAATGGATCGGCACCGGGGGCACCTCGCCCTTCGGCGCCTACGGCTACAATCCGGAGGGTATCCGCATCGGCCAGGACGGCAACCGCAACTTCCGCGCGGTGAAGGTGTGGGACCGGCGCGAGTTCAAGGATCTCGATGATTCCCGCGAATTCGGCACCCGTTCCATGCGGGTGGCCCTGCGGCGGCTGCGCCGCTTCGCCCGCACGGGAGCGGCCGAGGAACTCGACCTCGATGGGACCATCCGCGAGAGCGCCCGCAAGGGCTTCATCGACGTGAGGCTGCGTCCCGAGCGTCGCAATGCCGTGAAGGTGCTGCTCTTCCTCGATGTCGGCGGCTCGATGGATTGGCACGTGGAGCGCGCCGAGGAGCTTTTTTCGGCGGCGCGCTCCGAGTTCAAGCACTTCGCGCACTATTACTTCCACAACTGCCCCTACGAGGCGATGTGGACGGAGAACCATCGCCGTCACGACGAGCGCATCCCGCTCCTCGACGTGATCCGGACCTACCCGTCCGACTACCGTGTGGTGTTCGTGGGCGACGCCTCCATGAGCCCCTACGAGATCGCCCATCCCGGCGGCTCGGTGGAGCACTGGAACGAGGAGGCGGGCGAGGTCTGGCTCGGCCGCATTCTCGATCACTTCCCGAAAGCAGTCTGGCTCAACCCCGTTCCGGCCGAGCACTGGGCCTACACGCCGTCGATCGGCATGGTCCGCCGCATCTTTTCCGACCGAATGTTCCCGCTGACGCTCGAAGGGTTGGATGGGGCGATGCGGGCGCTACTGCGATAG
- a CDS encoding murein L,D-transpeptidase family protein — MPSPNESRRLERFRLRTLVSAVIGLLFVSASNTLALADKANAPIPAATLALMAARGTDAASPIVLRAYKKESEIEVWKRNAAGRYVPIKTYPICRWSGQLGPKTKTGDRQTPEGFYTVAKSQMNPNSRYYLSFDVGYPNAYDRAHGSTGSAVMVHGVCSSMGCFAMTDAVAGELFSIAREAFSGGQRAFQFQSFPFRMTAANMARHRTDPNIAFWRQLKEGSDRFEATGEEPVVSVSGGRYTFAPSPDPAKEAAFTALHKDETDRIAALVEEGAAAVRTTYSDGGQHAFWAARIRQGFPVGDISRPEALAYAGQEVVLIPARRRSAPPPPVPEAVWAAWIGPGSPSLALRTADFVPPYEAAPGRFTASVARYAQSWPSLARAAIETTMPLPELALSQPSVEKVAQR, encoded by the coding sequence ATGCCTTCCCCGAACGAATCTCGACGCCTTGAGAGGTTTCGCCTGCGCACCCTCGTATCGGCCGTGATCGGGCTGTTGTTCGTCTCCGCCTCGAACACGCTCGCCCTGGCCGACAAGGCGAACGCGCCGATTCCGGCCGCGACCCTGGCGCTGATGGCGGCGCGCGGCACCGATGCCGCCTCGCCGATCGTGCTGCGGGCCTACAAGAAGGAATCCGAGATCGAGGTCTGGAAGCGCAACGCCGCCGGCCGCTACGTGCCGATCAAGACCTATCCGATCTGCCGCTGGTCCGGTCAGCTCGGGCCGAAGACCAAGACCGGCGACCGGCAGACGCCGGAGGGGTTCTACACCGTGGCGAAAAGCCAGATGAACCCGAACTCGCGCTACTACCTCTCCTTCGACGTCGGCTACCCGAACGCCTACGACCGGGCGCACGGCTCCACCGGCTCGGCGGTGATGGTTCACGGCGTCTGCTCGTCCATGGGCTGCTTCGCCATGACGGATGCCGTGGCAGGAGAACTGTTTTCCATCGCCCGGGAGGCATTCTCCGGCGGGCAGCGGGCGTTTCAGTTCCAGTCCTTCCCGTTCCGCATGACCGCCGCGAACATGGCCCGGCACCGAACCGACCCGAACATCGCCTTCTGGCGCCAGTTGAAAGAGGGCTCCGACCGCTTCGAGGCGACCGGCGAGGAACCGGTCGTGAGCGTCTCGGGCGGGCGTTACACCTTCGCGCCCTCGCCCGATCCGGCCAAGGAGGCGGCCTTCACCGCCCTGCACAAGGACGAGACCGACCGGATTGCCGCACTGGTGGAGGAGGGCGCGGCGGCCGTGCGCACGACCTATTCCGACGGCGGGCAGCACGCCTTCTGGGCCGCCCGGATCCGCCAGGGCTTTCCGGTAGGCGACATCAGCCGGCCCGAGGCCTTGGCCTATGCCGGCCAGGAGGTGGTGCTGATCCCCGCCCGCCGCCGGTCGGCTCCGCCCCCGCCGGTGCCGGAGGCCGTCTGGGCCGCGTGGATCGGCCCCGGGAGTCCGTCTCTCGCGCTGCGGACGGCGGATTTCGTGCCGCCCTACGAGGCCGCGCCGGGCCGCTTCACGGCCAGCGTTGCGCGCTACGCGCAGTCATGGCCGAGCCTGGCTCGTGCCGCCATCGAGACGACAATGCCACTGCCCGAGCTTGCACTTTCGCAACCCTCGGTTGAGAAGGTGGCACAGCGCTGA
- a CDS encoding ATP-binding cassette domain-containing protein, translated as MERNPVRFALASSPRRHAAALGLAVGLGGPLALFVLLCLRDLIAVLTRSSPNVLPFLRIALPLPGQHGSEAPILFEGWSLPPAELPLIALSSLAAAALLFAVLGAAVAYLCFSVQARATARLRARATEAILASPPGAREDLRALPGLVGQALARMGSLAAVGIVVPGLTLAAILLALVMAELAAPRLVPVIALLLAAVGLARALLASRTAARRSLRRADTAATEAGLRDLIRRMPAVRAHGAAAFERRRLGLRARAARSALVRAEAQLAYARAPALALVVILPALLIATALWQGEAATEADNVLPGALVAAAGAFALAASLVAISLRLWNQYRTVAPLFRTIAETLDALNPRRPGDRARAAAPFPETGALVAKGVGAYDPGSGERLTGVDLALPMPAHVAIVGHRGSGSRALAALLAGQIEPTAGAVTYGGIDLRAFDSAERARRMALAGSEAILIEGTLRQNLLYGARSGDREASGLAERIAILKLTGLDAFVYERGLEASVDPEDDPATAEAVVAARWAVREALAREGMARLVEPFDPARYNHQADIGENILFGEAVSPAFSQARLAAHPYLRAVLEAEDLTRTLVDVGLQVARSTVEIFSDLPDDHPLFETFSLFPAAERGYFEDLVARQPEARGFRRGPAGHRDRERLIGLALRYSETRHRFGLIDAALEQRLVAARHSFAAMLPPRYREKVEFYDPSRLTAAASLEENLLFGRITQGEAGAEGRVRALVRRVLAEQGLEPTVYRLGLAARIEAGVAVAGQGQRAVLGEGALGPRERVAIEFVRCLVRRPDILVVGLSLDDRKPDEITARIERLRALRAGAALIVCLPDEDTLNRQAPFDAVLRVERNTVVTGDPQETEAVPA; from the coding sequence ATGGAGCGTAACCCCGTCCGGTTCGCCCTCGCCTCGTCGCCGCGCCGGCACGCGGCGGCGCTCGGGCTGGCTGTGGGCCTGGGCGGACCGCTGGCGCTGTTCGTGCTGCTGTGCCTGCGCGACCTGATCGCGGTGCTCACCCGCAGCAGCCCGAACGTCCTGCCCTTCCTGCGGATCGCCCTGCCGCTGCCGGGCCAGCACGGCAGCGAGGCGCCGATCCTGTTCGAGGGCTGGAGCCTGCCGCCGGCCGAACTGCCGCTGATCGCGCTGAGTTCGCTTGCCGCCGCGGCCCTGCTTTTCGCCGTCCTCGGCGCGGCGGTCGCCTATCTCTGCTTCTCCGTTCAGGCGCGGGCCACGGCGCGGTTGCGGGCGCGGGCCACCGAGGCGATCCTCGCCTCGCCGCCGGGCGCCCGCGAGGACCTGCGGGCGCTGCCCGGCCTCGTCGGCCAGGCGCTCGCGCGGATGGGATCGCTCGCGGCGGTCGGCATCGTCGTGCCCGGCCTGACGCTGGCTGCGATCCTGCTCGCCCTGGTGATGGCGGAACTCGCCGCCCCGCGCCTCGTGCCGGTGATCGCCCTGCTGCTCGCCGCCGTCGGATTGGCTCGGGCGCTCCTCGCCAGCCGCACCGCCGCCCGCCGCAGCCTGCGCCGGGCCGACACCGCCGCCACGGAAGCGGGCCTGCGTGACCTGATCCGGCGGATGCCGGCGGTGCGCGCCCACGGCGCCGCGGCGTTCGAGCGGCGCCGCCTGGGCCTGCGAGCGCGAGCGGCGCGCTCGGCCCTAGTGCGGGCGGAGGCCCAGCTCGCCTACGCGCGGGCCCCGGCGCTCGCCCTCGTCGTGATCCTGCCCGCGCTGCTCATCGCCACCGCCCTGTGGCAGGGCGAGGCGGCGACCGAGGCCGACAACGTCCTGCCCGGCGCGCTGGTCGCGGCGGCCGGCGCCTTCGCCCTGGCCGCAAGCCTCGTGGCGATCAGCCTGCGGCTCTGGAACCAGTACCGCACGGTCGCCCCCCTGTTTCGCACCATCGCCGAGACCCTGGACGCGCTCAATCCGCGCCGGCCGGGTGACCGCGCCCGCGCGGCCGCCCCGTTTCCCGAGACCGGTGCCCTCGTCGCGAAAGGTGTGGGCGCCTACGACCCCGGCAGCGGCGAGCGGCTGACCGGGGTCGACCTCGCCCTGCCGATGCCGGCGCATGTGGCGATCGTCGGTCATCGTGGCAGTGGATCGCGCGCGCTCGCGGCGCTCCTCGCCGGACAGATCGAGCCCACGGCCGGCGCCGTCACCTATGGCGGCATCGACCTGCGCGCCTTCGATTCCGCCGAGCGCGCCCGGCGGATGGCGCTGGCCGGCTCCGAGGCGATCCTGATCGAGGGGACGCTGCGCCAGAACCTGCTCTACGGCGCCCGCAGCGGCGACCGGGAAGCCTCGGGTCTCGCCGAGCGCATCGCCATCCTCAAGCTCACGGGCCTCGACGCCTTCGTCTACGAGCGGGGCCTGGAGGCCTCCGTCGATCCCGAGGACGATCCTGCCACGGCGGAAGCGGTCGTCGCCGCTCGGTGGGCCGTGCGCGAGGCGCTCGCCCGCGAGGGCATGGCCCGCCTCGTCGAGCCGTTCGACCCGGCCCGCTACAACCATCAGGCGGATATCGGCGAGAACATCCTGTTCGGCGAGGCGGTGAGCCCGGCCTTCTCGCAAGCGCGGCTCGCGGCGCACCCCTACCTGCGCGCGGTGCTGGAGGCGGAGGACCTGACCCGCACGCTGGTCGATGTCGGCCTGCAAGTGGCCCGCTCCACCGTCGAGATCTTTTCCGATCTCCCCGACGATCACCCGCTGTTCGAGACCTTCTCGCTGTTTCCGGCCGCCGAGCGGGGCTATTTCGAGGATCTGGTCGCCCGCCAGCCCGAAGCCCGCGGTTTTCGCCGCGGCCCCGCCGGGCATCGCGACCGCGAGCGGCTGATCGGGCTGGCGCTCCGCTACAGCGAGACGCGCCACCGCTTCGGCCTGATCGATGCGGCACTCGAACAGCGTCTCGTGGCCGCCCGCCACTCCTTCGCGGCGATGCTGCCGCCGCGCTATCGCGAGAAGGTGGAGTTCTACGATCCCTCCCGGCTCACCGCCGCCGCGAGCCTGGAGGAGAACCTGCTGTTCGGGCGCATCACCCAAGGCGAGGCGGGCGCCGAGGGGCGGGTGCGCGCCCTGGTGCGCCGGGTGCTCGCCGAACAGGGGCTGGAGCCCACCGTCTACCGGCTCGGCCTCGCGGCGCGGATCGAGGCCGGCGTCGCGGTGGCGGGCCAAGGCCAGCGTGCGGTGCTGGGGGAGGGCGCTCTCGGCCCGCGCGAGCGGGTGGCGATCGAGTTCGTCCGCTGCCTCGTGCGCCGCCCGGACATCCTCGTGGTCGGCCTCTCGCTCGACGACCGCAAGCCCGACGAGATCACCGCCCGAATCGAGCGCCTGCGGGCGCTGCGCGCGGGCGCGGCGCTCATCGTCTGTCTCCCCGACGAGGACACCCTGAACCGGCAGGCGCCGTTCGACGCCGTGCTGCGGGTGGAGCGCAACACCGTGGTGACGGGCGATCCGCAGGAAACCGAGGCGGTCCCCGCCTGA
- a CDS encoding class II glutamine amidotransferase produces the protein MCELLGMSANVPTDIRFSFAALARRGGETGPHADGWGITFYEGRGCRSFHDPEPSARSELAKLLRRYPIKSRIVVAHVRKANRGRVSLENTHPFSRELWGRPWTFAHNGQLKGVKRLPLGRFEPVGTTDSEHAFCWILSQLQARFPKPPRTAALEAAIAGYALTLSELGVFNMLLTDSRVLYAHCGKRLCYLTRRAPFGTATLIDEDWRVDFAQETTETDIVTVIATRALTRDETWTELERGDTLVLTDGAVRVLKGKRRAQPEMRGAA, from the coding sequence ATGTGCGAATTGCTCGGAATGAGCGCGAATGTGCCCACCGACATCCGGTTCTCCTTCGCGGCGCTGGCCCGGCGCGGCGGCGAGACCGGGCCGCACGCCGACGGATGGGGCATCACCTTCTACGAGGGACGCGGCTGCCGCTCCTTCCACGACCCCGAGCCGAGCGCCCGCTCCGAACTCGCCAAGCTGCTGCGCCGCTATCCCATCAAGAGCCGCATCGTCGTCGCCCATGTCCGCAAGGCCAATCGCGGACGGGTCAGCCTGGAGAACACCCATCCCTTCTCCCGCGAACTGTGGGGCCGGCCCTGGACCTTCGCCCATAACGGCCAGCTCAAGGGCGTGAAGCGGTTGCCGCTCGGGCGGTTCGAGCCGGTCGGCACCACCGACAGCGAACACGCCTTCTGCTGGATCCTGTCGCAGCTCCAGGCGCGCTTCCCGAAGCCGCCGCGCACGGCCGCCCTTGAGGCGGCGATCGCCGGCTACGCGCTGACCCTGTCGGAACTCGGCGTGTTCAACATGCTGCTCACTGACAGCCGGGTGCTCTACGCCCATTGCGGCAAGAGGCTCTGCTACCTGACCCGCCGGGCGCCGTTCGGCACGGCGACGCTGATCGACGAGGACTGGCGGGTCGATTTCGCGCAGGAGACGACCGAGACCGATATCGTCACTGTGATCGCCACGCGGGCGCTGACCCGCGACGAGACCTGGACCGAATTGGAGCGCGGCGACACGCTGGTCCTCACCGATGGGGCGGTCCGTGTGCTGAAGGGTAAGCGGCGCGCGCAGCCGGAGATGCGCGGCGCCGCCTGA
- a CDS encoding MucR family transcriptional regulator, translating into MSETSQVSQQDRIELAADLVSAYVSNNSLPSPELPALIVQVHAALVALSAPQAQKEEEVERATPAQIKKSITPDALISFIDGKPYKTLKRHLTTHGLDIEGYRRRYGLPADYPTVSSNYSAARSALAKDLGLGQQRRKSSAKATEPADEVVSEAPAEPRRKSAASGEGRKTGGRRKAA; encoded by the coding sequence ATGTCTGAAACAAGTCAGGTCTCACAACAAGATCGTATCGAACTCGCCGCCGATCTCGTCTCGGCTTACGTCTCGAATAACTCGCTGCCTTCGCCCGAACTTCCGGCCCTGATTGTTCAGGTCCATGCCGCACTCGTCGCCCTCTCGGCGCCGCAGGCTCAGAAAGAGGAAGAAGTCGAGCGGGCGACGCCGGCCCAGATCAAGAAGTCGATCACGCCGGACGCCCTGATCTCCTTCATCGATGGCAAGCCCTATAAGACGCTCAAGCGCCACCTGACGACGCACGGGCTCGATATCGAGGGCTATCGCCGCCGCTACGGCCTCCCCGCCGACTATCCGACCGTCTCTTCCAACTATTCCGCCGCCCGTTCGGCGCTCGCGAAAGATCTCGGCCTCGGCCAGCAGCGTCGCAAGTCGTCCGCGAAAGCCACCGAGCCTGCGGACGAAGTGGTCTCGGAAGCGCCGGCCGAGCCGCGCCGCAAGAGCGCCGCTTCGGGCGAGGGCCGCAAGACCGGCGGACGGCGCAAGGCAGCGTGA